One Nicotiana tabacum cultivar K326 chromosome 23, ASM71507v2, whole genome shotgun sequence genomic window, ggaccaaaattcatttacccattcacccccgagcccgaatatatagttgattttggaatctgacctcaaattggggtctaaatcctcaaatttcggacatccctagtttctacccttacccctaattctaccatgaaaactctagaatttaggttgataattcataaaatggtaattgaaagaaaatagtttagaatcacttaccaacaatttggggaagaaacggctcttgaaaaatcgcctctcaccgtttggtttttgagaaaaataaatttttggctaaaatcacgtttttggattttgttaagtgctgggcaacagtgttcatcgcgttcgtgagagcactgtcgcgttcgcgaagggtactggctgtcaagccttcgcgttcgcgagacccagctcgcgttcgcgatggttactccccctggccttcacgttcgcgaggcattgctcgcgttcgcgatgaaggaacggctgattccccctccccaatgcctaacactacgcgttcacgatgggcttgtcgcattcgcgaagggtaacgcccccatcgcttcgcgttcacgaccaagccttcacgttcgcgaagaagaaattcctGTCTCAtcaatttactcttcgcgttcgcgagaggaccttcgcgaatgcgaagaaggatatgccagacaccagaatctccaaaaaaccagatttttcccaagtccaaaacatcccgtggcctatccgaaactcacccgagccctcggggttccaaaccaaatatgcacacaagtttaaaaatatcgtgcgaacttgctcgcgcgatcaaattgccaaaataacacgtagatctacgaatttagcaccaaatcaaatgaaattctcaagaacactttaaaatttctattttctcaactggacgtccgaatcacgtcaaatcaactccgtttctcaccaaatttcacagacaggtcttaaatatcataatgaacctgtaccgggctccgaaactaaaatatggACCCGATACTAATAATGCCAAAtgtcaatcaattcttaaaaataataatttccaaacttttaattttcatcaaaaattcataactcaaattagggacctccgaattcgatttcgggcatacgtccaggtcccataattcgatacggacctaccgggactgtcaaaatacggatccggacccttttaccaaaaatattgaccgaaatcaactaaaattaacttttaagacataaattcttattttcatcaatttttaacataaaagctttccgaaacatgcccggactacgcacgcgaATCGAGaaggataaaaataaaatttttaaggtTTAAGAACGCAGATTCGAATTCTAAAACAtaatatgaccttttgggtcatcaccaAGGATATACTGTCGTGGATCGCATACTCATTCTAAAGGTATAAATTAGATAAAGTTGTGTGGTCATGGTGTTGTGTGATGTTGTCAGTGCTTTGAAATACCTATGACAATTCCAATGGCCATAATTTTGCCGTTGGCCTAGCTTGAAAATTAAATGAAGCTGGTTTTATAAACAGAGATAAAATATGGTGGCAATTTCTGTCTCATGAAATGTTTTCGCAAAAATGGAGAATATAGTCTAAATAATTCTCTCAATAATTCATTTCATAACGTGCAAAAGTATAATAGTACTAttgaataaaaagaagaagaaaacggtTACAACTTCTCATAACTTGTCAGAGGGATGATTTATGTTGCAAATCCAATGTGCGATGATCTTGAAATTCATGCTAAATATAGGGATGACATTTTTAGTATGCTTATCTCGCAGCcgaataaaaaaatcaaaaagctaTCATAACTATGTTAAAAATATCTTGGTTATTTCAAATTGAGGgatgataaatatttttttcgGAAGAATCATATCGATACTTGAAACTTGATTTATTGTTTTGGGATCATgagattaaataatatttatactTTTATATTATTCTAAAATTGATGACCTTTTGTGAATTTGGTGTCTCTTGAGAGAGAAGCACAATTTGTTACTCCTTTTGTCCTAATTTATGCGATGCACATTTTATATATAGAAATAATATtgctttaaactttttatttcacccttaattaaataatttatagtCACACAGATATTTATGGTTTATTTAAACTAcaagtttaaaaaaaatctttcttttttaaacttcATGTCCAGTTAAAGTGCATCACGCATAttatgaaggaaaaaaaaaaaatcatatttagCATTATACTTGAATTTAATGTTTATGTGTAGTATTTATATTATAGGTTAAAGATGACCCACAATATTCGTCTTACCAATGCTACAAGAGAGTAAATATTAATAATTCACTTTTCTTGTCAAGATTGATAAGAAAAGCGAGAACATAAAGGAGTTTAATTATTCAAGATAAACATGAACTTGAAGATATTGATGCGACGTAATTGAGGAACCAGATAAATCAGCCATGATATTATTAAAGAGGACGAACAATTACCATACGACGATAGACACTTATTCTTACATAAACTCATACTTTATTTTTTCATGCATATTATTAACGcaaaattttaattataataATATGACATTGTTTTATAAAATCATATACTTGCGCGGGGGGCGAAACTAGTATAATGTTAAGAGCATTAAGATCCCAAGTCCCGACTCATCGTTTTTGCAAATTCATAACCTCGAATCTACCTACACCCATGGGCCTGATCGCCAGATCACAAAACATTATGGTGTAATGTGTACTTATTACGAAGTTCAAAaacacaattcaaaacaaatcgAAGGACTCCATAGCGAATAAAGAGTTCATATAAAAACCCTAATCTTCTCCATTTCGCCAATCTAGGGTTTCCTTGTTCAGAGCCAACCGGACAGCAGCCCCCTTACCCCCTTCCccccaaaacacacacacacgcacaccaCCACCTCCAGCCACCATGGGTCGTATGCACAGTCGAGGGTCGGTtcattctttctctttctctgtaTATATTTCATATATAACACTTATTAATGGCACATTGtacttatatttttttgtatatttttttatgaaTATTGCTTGTTACACAGTAAGGGTATTTCGGCTTCAGCACTTCCGTACAAGAGGACACCACCAAGTTGGTTGAAAATCTCTGCACCTGATGTAAGTAATTTCTACTGGCATTTCAAAACCTCTTGATATTTACTTGtttcagttttaatttttaaaattctgcacatttatttaaaaaatttgcTTGATATATTTGCTTAAAAATGAGAAGTCCCTGGTGTCCGTGACGTATGGTTCaaaactcggtggataatggaTTCGTCCCTCtatccttctccacttaaataccaggcttttATCTGGAGTTGGATGGGTTCGAATCCATTCACAAGTTGAGCTCTTACCACTAGACTAAAGCGCTGGTGGCATTAGGTAGTTTACTTTCATTTGGCTGAAAAGGGGATATAAAGTTTGGAGCTTGTAATGATTTTTGTTATGGACTCCATGTCATATGAAACATTTACATTAATGAAAGATGGAAGTTATCAAGTAGGCAATTTATGCTTATCATGATTATGTTGTTAACTGGTTGTACTATTGGACTCTAGTGTAACCACTAAGAAAACAACTCATATGTTTAGCGGAGTAGTCAGCCATCTTATCTTTGCAGTTATGTCTAAATCTCTTGCGTCTGCTACCCTAGGTTTCCCTTTTAATACTTAAATGGTGGATTCATGGTATTTTCTTAATGCCTTTTATGTAAATGTGCCTATTGAAGTGCCACAGCTGGTTGCAGTATTGTGTCCCTTGTTTGACTGGTTGAAAGAAAGGAAGGTGCTAGTGTGTTATGGGGTTATAGGTGGACTTGACTCCTGATTAATTGGGATTCTTGTCCCTTGCCACATGCTTCTTCGAAGTAACACTAATTTCCTACCATATAGTGGAAGAGATGGATCTTTTCCCTCTTATTCACTGAAGTTATATATTCCTGTACTTGAAAAGATAAAAGTAAGGTATACAAGGTCcctaataaaaaaaaatggtaTAACCATGCTAGGTAAGATTGAAGTAATGTGACAGAGGCAATGCAGGATCCTTCCTTTGTGTTAGTGATTTTAAGGGTATACGCCATTTTACGTAGAAGAATGTGGCATATAAATTGCTTGTGCATTTTGGCTTCCTGTAATTTAGTAGAAAGCAGAAAATTATATTTCCCATTACCAGGGTCATTTGTGGTTTTCTTCATATAAAGGGTCGAGCTTCTTCCCTTCATGAGGATCGGTCGAGCTTTTTCCCTTCATGAGGATCGGTCGAGCTTTTTCCCTTCATGAGGATCAGTTGAGCTTTTCTGTCTGTTTGAACATCGATCGGAAGGTTCAGTACAGAACCTGGTTGGAAATTGCTAAAATTCAAAACTATGTCCAAATATTTAAATGTGTAACTTGATTGGATAAAGTCCTGTACTTATTTCTAGTTTCTTAACTAGCAGCATTCTCTTGTGTTTCAGGTTGAAGATAACATCTGCAAGTTTGCAAAAAAAGGCTTAACACCTTCTCAAATTGGTGTTATTCTTCGTGATTCCCATGGCATTGCTCAGGTGAAGAGTGTAACTGGTAGCAAGATTCTCAGAATTTTGAAGGCTCATGGTACCTATTCAATATTGTGTTTTTTGTTGGTATTAGTTGTCTCAAGGAAATATTTGATAGAATAATGATACTTAATTTGCTAGGACTTGCTCCTGAGATTCCCGAGGATCTGTACCACCTTATCAAGAAAGCAGTTGCAATCAGGAAGCATCTTGAAAGAAACAGGAAAGACAAAGATTCCAAGTTTAGATTGATTCTTGTGGAGAGCAGGATTCACCGACTTGCTCGCTACTacaagaaaacaaagaagctTCCACCAGTCTGGAAGTAGTAAGTCCAGTCTGCCTATTTGACTCTACTAGTGAATTGCTTCTGATTCACCTTTTTAATCAAGCTTTATGTTGCATTTGCAAATAATATATTTGCAAATATATGTGAAATTGTGAATATGTCCAATGCTTTTATGAATTGACTTATTTATCTAAGCATGCTCTGTTAATTGTCCTTGGAAATTTGGTGGAAATGTTTATTTTGGTTGGAGAATATTGATTCTGTCAATGCATTATGGTTATTCTCTTTCCGGTGTAGTAATAGATAGACTATTTCAAGTTGTAGATCTTGTGTGGTTCCAGAGAACAATTTTTACACTTGCTATAAAGAATTTGGTCTCAAGGATAAGTTGTCCTCAAATGGGTTGTTTATAGTTACTGCAGTATATATATGCTGAAGGCACCACTTCTTTTTCTTGCTTTAGTCTGGCAAAAGAACATACATTCTTCTTTCAAATATTAATGAAAGCAAATGGAGAGAAGTTTATGGAAATCTTCATGTTTCCTGCCCGACCCTTCAAACTGTATTTGCTGAATATTATTAAGGTTTGGTTTCATACAAGATACCATACCATGTGCTGTGCGTTCAGATTTGCAGACAGGTGCAGGATGCTTGGATGTGTTTGTGCGGCTTAGTCCTCTAATGGCATCATTAGTCCTTTGTAGGGAGGGAAGTAGCAGGGTATGGGTTTTTGTCAGGTTGCTTGTTCATGTTCTGGTTTACTTAGGTGGGGTTTTTCTAGATTGAAAAACATTTTTTGCAAGCTCTTTATCTTTTTAAGCAAACGGCTAAATTCTAAGATGGAGCTCAATGGTATCACCATCACAGCTTTAAAGCTGTTAAACACTTTTAATCAGAAGCAACAGTGTTTACTCTTCCCTGTCATGTGAGTCGGACATCTGCCGAATTGGAGCTCTTTTGTCTGCACAAATCTAATTATGTGACCTCCCCCTTTTCCTCTCCTTGTGAATTGCTGTGTACTAATTTCAGTTTTTACCTTGCAGTGAATCAACCACTGCCAGTACTCTACCACTGCCAGTACTCTCGTGGCATAGAGAAGTCAGGGCATGCGATGCTCTACTTTCTTTGTCAAGTCATATCTTGAAAATTCTAGATTTAAGTTGTTTTGGCATGGCCTGGATACTTCAATTGTAACAAATTATGTGCTCGAGCGGATGATAGGGTTCATTTAAGTTTCCTATTCAGGATTTTAACATTCAGACTTGTTATTTATGGTACGTATAATTTTTGCTTATCTATGTTTTTAAATTCTCATCTTGCCAAATTCTCGTCAAGTGAAGTTTCTGCCCTCGTGAGACCCAATTGAGCTTGCTTATATTTCCGTATATCACTTAGAGAAACAGAAAGAATACAGTGTGCATTCAGTTATTAATTCGCGGCTAGTGGGTTTTCGTTGATAATAGGTATAATTATTAATGGCCTCTCTCCTTTCACAAAGTGTTTGCATGGAACCGTTCCTTTAACATTTTActagaattttcttttaacaacCTATAGGATAATTTTGTCTACTAAGGCTTCAACACAGGTAACTCTACTCTAAGGCTTTAGACAGAGAAAACTTCCCCTAGCATATTTTGCATATGTTGGTATTCATTGAGGCTTATGCTTAAAGGAAAAATTATAAGCTGGACTCGTGTGGCTACTCTGGTTTTAAGTTTTTGGTATTAACTCCCTTTGGTGGAAAAGAATATCATGTCCAACCAAACCAAATATATGCAGACTCATTCTCTTATTCCATCCTATTAAGTGTTGTGACTTTCATGCATTTTGTGACACCTACTGGAAAAAACATGGAAGCAGTTTGGAATTTAGAATTGACAATATCAATTTGCCCCTGTTCATTAGTTATTGGAACCTGCATTATTGCTGCTTTACTATTCAAACAGACCACCCTCAAAGCAAAATAGTTGAAAGGCAATAATAATAAGCAGATAGACGAAAATGAACTATGCTCCATCACTCTCGCAGAATCCAACCACTTAACCTATCTCACGTTTGGCCTACCAATAATTTTCTATTCTTGTTCTTGACAGACTTTAATAACTATAGTATAAAGAAACGGGGCTCAAATGAAGTAAAATACTACTTTATTTTGTCTTGTTCCCATTCGAATTCAAGAGACTTTTTAGAATCTTTATGTTGTATGCTCAGTTTACGTACTTTCTTCTTTTCATTGCAAGGTCACTAAAGATACAAAAATCTTTCAATGTAAGAAAAGAATAACTTCCAAAACATCAAAACAGCTGGTGGATGGTCCACTGAAACCAAAAGAAAGGACTAATAGGAATCCGATGGGACATTATGTatacaaataaaaaaagagaaaaaggaataCGATTAGACAACTTTTAGAGAAATCACCAACTATGCTTGAGGAAAAGGGGAACAAAATTACAAGAATAAAGGTCATGTGTTCATGTCCTTTTTGGAAAGGAAATTTAGATTTAGAATTCCTGTATTTTGTCATTTTGTGCACAACGTATAGCTTCAAGGACACTGGCACACTGATAGAGGCGAAACCGGGTTCTTAAGTTGACACCAAATTCATAGCTCGTCTTAGTTACTAGGttttcaattaaatatttatatacatttaaaaatatagggtatAAGCAAAAACTACTGAATTCGTCCGAACCCGTAACTAATAATCTAGCTTCTGCCTCTGCACACTGCATTGCAGCAACTCCAACAAGAGAAACTGACACTCTGGAAGTAAATAGTTTCATTTCATTTACACTTCATGTCTCATTCTATGCTAGTATTGAACTATACCTATCAGAAGGTATCTTCAATACATCAAACTATCCTACCACTTAATCATCTAATTAATCAATAAATCAGACTTTCTTTTCGTAAAAATATGGCTAAGTTCTTTGTAGCTACTAAAGTAAAATTTAGAAGTTGTTTACATGTACTCACATTTCCTTCTTCTTCCACATCATTGTCCTGTTTTTCCCCCAACATCATTGTGTAAAAGGGCAGAGTGAAAAACAGGAGCCGTTCATTTTTTCGTTTCTGGGAAAAAGAGGACAAGATTTCTTATAAGCCAGCAACAATGTTGTACAAATATTAATTTGAAAAGGAAAGAAGGCTAGAgaagtgctggagttgggatttCACTTCTTCTGGTTTCTTAACAAGATGATGATATCTGTAATCGCTCTTCTCTTGTGCTACCATAGGAAAAATGATTTCATAATTTGTCATTTTTGGTGTATGTTGCAACTATTACCAATAAAGCATCATTGTTAGGTATATGTTACATTTGCAGCTTCAAATGGTTTTTTCTTTCCCCTCTCCAGAAAGAAACTATAGAAAGCATAGTAAAAAGAACCAATGCAATCATCTTATATAATGACTCTAAACGgtttaacttttaaaaatagtAGAATCTTTCATCTGAGAGCCAAAATAAGATGTCTAACTTCAGAAATCATGTAGAGGGAATGATTGATTCAAAGATCAGAAAGGGAATAGATATCTAAATACTAGTGCATAATGGATTAACCAAATCGGcacacttaggggtcgtttggtttgaagataagttatgttgggattagttatgtTGAGATTAGTTATACTGGGATTAATTATGCTGGAATTAGTTATCCTGGTATTATTTCTCATtgactgtttggtatgttgtattaatcaTGGGATTGTCAATTTTATTGTTTCATCCTGGGATTGCTATTCCACCCTTTggcaggtataagttatcccggtactATTTTTAATCCTGGGATAACTTATCCCAGGTTTAATAACCAAACAAGGGATAAGACGAAACTAAATTTTTATCCCAGGATTATTTTTGCTTATccatcataccaaacgaccccttagaacACAAGATCATACTCCAACAAGCGAGAGACATTCCAACCAAATGTGATATACACAAAAAGAATTCAAATATGGAACTATCATGTGGTACTTTTATTATAATGTAATAAAGATGGTACATGTCCACTGTCCATAATCGGCAGTTTTCTATCAATCATGAATTCTATAAAACTACAACAGTGGCATTCCTGGAAGTGGCAAAAGTTAGTTAAAGGTTGCATTTGATACAAAATAATTTGCCAGAAAAACAATGTCCAACTATCACACAACTACTTCATCGTGGGATCGGATATGCTCCTTTTATCGCATCATATATGAGAGCAAGAAAATGGGGGGCAATGCACATATGctgaaaacaataacaagaatcAAAATGAACAAGAAATTGAACTCCTACCACATAACTGAAAGAATGTATCATTGTGCACTCTTCTTACCATCGCCATAGTAACTGAGGTACCATCGAACGAATTTCTTCAATCCAGTATGTAAATCTGTTGTAGGCTTATATCCAAGCTCCCTTTTGGCAAAGCTTATATTTGCATGAGTAAACTGCACATCGCCGTTCCTTGGCAACTTCATCACCGATCTTTTAGCCTTTACCTTTAGCAACCTCTCCAAAATGCTAACAAGATCAGAAACAGGCACAGGGGAAGTATTGCCCAAATTGAACACCCTCAATTGAGCAGGGCCTTTCTTCTTCCCACCACTTCCCGTGCTCTTTTCAGCAGTGTCCAATGCCGCCAAACAACCCTTTACTATGTCATCAATGTAGGTAAAGTCCCTAGCAACAGTGCCATGATTAGCTGCCTCAAAGATGGGAATTGACTTTCCCTTCAAAATATCCCTTGTGAAAAAGAAGTAAGCCATGTCTGGCCGACCCCACGGTCCATAAACCGTGAAAAATCTCAATCCAGTTAGTGAAAGCCCATATATATGATTATAGGTATGTGCAATTTCCTCACCAGCTTTTTTAGTTGCAGCATATAAACTAGCAGGTTGGTCTGTCCTATCCTTTTCTGAAAAGGGCACTTTAGTATTCAAGCCATATACAGAACTAGATGATGCCCACACAATAGCAGGTTGCGGATTAGCATTTTTGCAAACTTCAAGAACATTAACCAAACCAGCAATGTTACTATGCACATATGAGCCAGGATTTTCCATGGCATACCTAACACCAGCTTGTGCAGCCAAATGCATAACATGACTAAATTGAACAATATCAAATAATTTCTTCAAGAGGGCGACGTCATTGATGTCGCCCTCTACAATGTAGACCCCGGTGCGCTCTAAAAGAGCTTGCCGGGCTCTTTTCAGTGTTGGATCATAATAATCATTGAAATTATCCAACCCCACAACGCCATCACCGCGACGTTTTAAGGCAGCGGAGACATGAGTCCCAACAAAACCAGCAGCACCAGTTACCAAAACCGAAATACCAGAATGTGACCTGACTTTAGCTGAAGCTTTAATCCTTTTCTCCCAAGCTGGACCATCATAAGAGCTGGTTCTAAGAGATCTCCTTGAGAGATCTGAAGCTGCAggggatgatgaagaagaagatggtgATCTGAAAAAGAATACAAAGATCAACCCCAAGAACACAAATGACCAAAATGTGAGCTTGGTTAAAGAAAAATGGAGCCTTAGCCTATTGTAAGGGGATTTTTCCTTGAACTTTCCAGGAGTTGATGGGATATTGTCAATGTGCTTCATTTGGGACATTTATTCTTGGGAAATCTTGGAGATTTGAGCTTACCCCAATTTGGGTATCTCTTGTTTTCAAGGCAAAATAAGCAACTTTCTTGGATTTTCTTGAAAAAAGCTAAGTGTTAGAGTTTGAAAATTTCCTCCTTTTTTCCACCCATTTTTGTGAaagatttgatttatttt contains:
- the LOC142177559 gene encoding small ribosomal subunit protein uS15-like isoform X1, giving the protein MGRMHSRGKGISASALPYKRTPPSWLKISAPDVEDNICKFAKKGLTPSQIGVILRDSHGIAQVKSVTGSKILRILKAHGLAPEIPEDLYHLIKKAVAIRKHLERNRKDKDSKFRLILVESRIHRLARYYKKTKKLPPVWKYESTTASTLPLPVLSWHREVRACDALLSLSSHILKILDLSCFGMAWILQL
- the LOC142177559 gene encoding small ribosomal subunit protein uS15-like isoform X2; protein product: MGRMHSRGKGISASALPYKRTPPSWLKISAPDVEDNICKFAKKGLTPSQIGVILRDSHGIAQVKSVTGSKILRILKAHGLAPEIPEDLYHLIKKAVAIRKHLERNRKDKDSKFRLILVESRIHRLARYYKKTKKLPPVWKYTLPLPVLSWHREVRACDALLSLSSHILKILDLSCFGMAWILQL
- the LOC107814400 gene encoding UDP-glucuronate 4-epimerase 3-like, whose protein sequence is MSQMKHIDNIPSTPGKFKEKSPYNRLRLHFSLTKLTFWSFVFLGLIFVFFFRSPSSSSSSPAASDLSRRSLRTSSYDGPAWEKRIKASAKVRSHSGISVLVTGAAGFVGTHVSAALKRRGDGVVGLDNFNDYYDPTLKRARQALLERTGVYIVEGDINDVALLKKLFDIVQFSHVMHLAAQAGVRYAMENPGSYVHSNIAGLVNVLEVCKNANPQPAIVWASSSSVYGLNTKVPFSEKDRTDQPASLYAATKKAGEEIAHTYNHIYGLSLTGLRFFTVYGPWGRPDMAYFFFTRDILKGKSIPIFEAANHGTVARDFTYIDDIVKGCLAALDTAEKSTGSGGKKKGPAQLRVFNLGNTSPVPVSDLVSILERLLKVKAKRSVMKLPRNGDVQFTHANISFAKRELGYKPTTDLHTGLKKFVRWYLSYYGDETKK